The genome window GCCCATCGGGCCAAcgggccggcccgacacgatttttCCCTGTGCGTGCCAGGTTTGGGCATGTCTCTAGGCACGTGGGCCAGCCTGGCCCGGCCCTATTCGTACTGGGCCGAAACGGGTTTGAGCCAGGTCCATGTCGggtggcccgtttggacatctatagccTTACCCCATTATCGATTCACAAGGGACACTAAATTTAAAAGGGAGCAGACATATATTTCCGAGATTGGAAGGTCAAAGTGTTATTTGATAATGACCCGGTAGAATCACAATTAACCCCTATCTATACTATatctaaagcaccagtttcaacggtcgtcgtgcgtcatttttttacaaaaaaaacCCTATTCTTATTCCATCCAACCTGTCGCACGTATGTGTCACCATTTTACAAAAAAAACCCTCCATCCCTGCAGACCCACGTTCCCGCAGCCACCGACCTCGCAACATCCGCCGACTCCGCGCGCAGCTCCATCCCTGCAGACCCACGTTCCCGCATCCGCCGACCTCACAAGACCCACCGATCCCGCAGCATCCGCCGATCCACCGATCCGCTGACCCCGCGGCCGCCATCCCCGTTCTCGCAGCCACCGACCTCACAACATCCGCCGACTCCACGCGCAGCCGCCATCCCGCCGACTCCGCGCGCTATTCCCGTAACATCCGTCGAATCCGCCGATCCCCGCTGACCCCGCAGCCGCAGCCGCCATCCCCGCCGACTCCGCGCGCTGTTCCCGGAAACCATCGCGAACCCGCGCGTGCCGTCCCCGGAACCATCCCCGAACCCAGCCATCCGGGTCTGAGATGCAACCCTTGTGCCGCCGGACTCCCAACAACCTCCGTGCATGCCGCTGGTCACCCCAACCCAACCGCCCCCGGATCTGCCCCTCTCCTATATCAATGGTTTCATCCCCACCCATCCTCTTCCAATTTGGCTGCTGGCTGCTCGCGGCGATTCCCTGCGGCTTTGCGACGGAACTGCTCGAGATAAAGTCCAAAGAGTCGTCCCTCCACGTGCTGCTTCTTGCTGGGAACCCAGGTCCGTGTGTTACATGTTCTTCCATGCATGTGTATAGATTATTCTAGCATGATTTGTATGGAATCAAGAATATAAAACTGCTGTTGCTTGTTGTTATCTGGAAGGAAGACTTCAATATATAGAATAACTCAAACATGGCCTCTGAACTCATCTTACAAGACTACATGCTGATTTTGAACAAAGGTGGACAGGCTGCAAACATGTAAATATGTGCAATCGGCCCCTCACAGGATGACAACATAGAATCCATACATCTATATTACATGACAACAGAACTTTCAAATTAAAGAATATCTAATTTTACCTATCACCAGTTGGTAGGTAAAAAATTATCCAACATACTACTACCAAGAAATAACAACTAAGCTGGTAGCTTTGCTTGAAAAACACACTAATAGGTGATTTAGTATTGCAGTTATTCACAACTTTCAGCAAGCCTTGACAGGAAGGTGCAGGTTAGCATTTTGCACCACATATATGTGAGAATATTGTCTAAAAATCTAAAATATTATACAGAGTTTGGTATTGATACAAGCCAGAACCATTAACAGGTTAAAACACAAGCGGGGAAATAAAGTGAAGGGTTCTCCAATTCAGAGTAAAGGAATAGTTAAAGTGGAAAACTGAAAAACAAAAACATTGTCATACCTCCAGATCAGCAGCATTTTCTTGAGCAAGTTCAAGTGACTATGGGTCAATATCAATACCAAGAACATGTCTGTGAATCACAACCATAGCAATTCACATTATTAATGGATGATAAGGAAACTAGCCACCAAACTGGTGATACCCATTAATTTATGGTTACATATATCAATGAGCATTTAAAATTATTACACACTATCTAAAATCATTTTATGACATGGAATTCTACTCTTTATTTTAGCTTCACCTGCAAGACATGTGTACAATTACTATGTTTGTTACCTTTTTTGTTTCCTAAAACTCATTTGGAGCTTTTTCTGTTCTTTATATAAATTTATAATAGGGGTCAGCCCCTCCTGATTCCCTCAAAAAAATACTAACAAAAAAGAATAGACACAATCTACCAGGACAATTGCAGAGGAAGCCACTTTTTGTTAGATCAATCAGCAAACAAACTGTGCAAAATTACAAACATAAGCACTAAACAGGAAGTTTTTTTGTTTTCAAATATTGAAGTAGACATTACTCAATAGAGGGATTGTCACAGGAAAGAACATGGTTACCTAAAACTACCAAGTTAAACATACTCACTCAGCATCCAGTAAAGCACTCGCCACAGCCAGAGTGCCACAGCCATAGCCGAAGTCAGCTACCACTTTGCCGGTTATGTCATTGAAACTATTCTCTGCCTTGTATCAATACCAAACTCTGTATAATATTTTAGATTTTTAGACAATATTCTCACATATATGTGGTGCAAAATGCTAACCTGCACCTTCCTGTCAAGGCTTGCTGAAAGTTGTGAATAACTGCAACACTAAATCACCTATTAGTGTGTCAATATCAATACCAAGAACATGTCTGTGAATCACAACCATAGCAATTCACATTATTAATGGATGATAAGGAAACTAGCCACCAAACTGGTGATACCCATTAATTTATGGTTACATATATCAATGAGCATTTAAAAGTATTACACACTATCTAAAATCATTTTATGACATGGAATTCTACTCTTTATTTTAGCTTCACCTGCAAGACATGTGTACAATTACTATGTTTGTTACCTTTTTTGTTTCCTAAAACTCATTTGGAGCTTTTTCTGTTCTTTATATAAATTTATAATAGGGGTCAGCCCCTCCTGATTCCCTCAAAAAAATACTAACAAAAAAGAATAGACACAATCTACCAGGACAATTGCAGAGGAAGCCACTTTTTGTTAGATCAATCAGCAAACAAACTGTGCAAAATTACAAACATAAGCACTAAACAGTAAGTTTTTTGTTTTCAAATATTGAAGTAGACATTACGCAATAGAGGGATTGTCACATGAAAGAACATGGTTACCTAAAACTACCAAGTTAAACATACTCACTCAGCATCCAGTAAAGCGCTCGCCACAGCCAGAGTGCCACAGCCACAGCCGAAGTCAGCTACCACTTTGCCGGTTATGTCATTGAAACTATTCTCTGCCTGATTATTTATCAAATCAACATGAATACGATAAAGCTAAGTGAATAGCAAATTGTAATAGTAGAGTTTTAATATCTGATTGCCACTTGCACCAGACCGACACCACCATCAAGATGGAATAATCTACTCAAACTGGCTATCCACTCAAAGCTTCTGTATACACTTTTACGAGACTAACAGCCAGGCAAAACATGACCATGTTGAATTATAGGTTGAAACAGGCCAATAAGAATTGGAATATTCCCAACCCAAGTTTAGGCTTCAATGGGAGTCTCAAAATGTTCCATTGATGAACCTTTCAAGCCACGGTGAAAATTATAGGTGCTCTATTTTGCCAAAACTGAGATCAAAAGGGACAAATACATGCATAGACAAGGTCACAAGGTTCATTTTTTTCTATGCGACAGGGCACTGAAGCAGTTAATTTCTTGGAACAAAACCACCCAACTCCAGCGGTTATACTACTGTTTAATCAGCTAGAATCAAAGCTGCATTTTGCGGCACCCAATTCCATAGCCCCACTACTCACGAGAAAGCCCGGCGCCGCTTCCCAAGACTATCCCAACAAAAGAAAGATACTCATACATAGGCATAGCATCCTGAAACAAAGCGGGAAAGGAAGTATCCAGGGATAATATCATAACAGGGATGGGCAACAAGGGTACCATTCTTTTAACAAGCAGGGGAGCTATGTATTATTATATTAGAACAAAGAGGTTTACAACCCTTAAAAACATCACACGCACTGACACCATTGCAAAAGTATTTTTCTGAATATTTGTAACACGTGGACCATGAAATTGTACTTGTTAGGAACATTCAGAAGATGGAAGTATTTTCTGTGACAAACTTCTGGAGTTTTTGCTCTAATTATTCTATAATGACATAAAGAAAACCACATGAAACATCAATAAAATATGAAGATATTCAAGACAGGAAACTGAAATATATGCATCagctgttttttttaaaaaaatatacaGCAACTGTGGGAAATCAGGAAACAAAGGCATTGAATGCCCAAAATTGGTCACGAAATTTCACCATCAAGACTACAAACTCTGGGCAAAGCCTATTCAATACTAAACGCTGCATGCTAAATTTGAGACAGGCCCAAACGAAAAGATTATTTAACAGCCAGTGTTAAAGTAGTATATGATAAAAAACAGTAACTAAACCAATGTTTAGCTAAAACCATGCAGTATCTAAAATGTGATCCGCACTAAACATACTATCATAGGCCAAGCATCAGTTTTAAAAAGCTCGCTTTTAGAGACTTCAATGATGTAATATCTCAGCAAGCTGATTGGACTGCATTTCGACAATGTACGACGAGTTATATTTGTTGATATTGGAAGCGCTGAAACTACTGATAGCTGATACTCCCTCCGTTTGTTTTTATTTGTTGTTATTGACCCATAATGTGCTTACTTTGTCTGATGTGATTTAATTATTGGCAGAAGGTATATTCTTAGATGTTAGATGTGCACAGTGTTTCCCTGGAAATTTGCCGTAATTCTGAATTGTTGCATTCCCTACTGGTCTATCATGGCACGAACTGAATAAACGATGCCTTATGGTTTGAAAATATGTAAATTAATCATGTAAATATGATATTAATTTAAAGGACCAACCAAACATAAATACTGAAGCAAAAGAGTGTTATACTATACTATTATAATTGATCACTAGGAAAGTTCACTCTGTGATGTACTTATTTACTAAATGCTTCATTAGAAGGTCAACCTTTGAGTATATGAAACTGTTCTTTTTAAAAGCTTGCACCGTGATCCTGGTGTGGAGATTCGATTGGTTTTGGACATCGTCGACGAGATCAACCTCATTGACACCTTCTTCTGATATCTCGGTGGCAACGCACGGTACGTCGAGGTCAAATGTAATTATTATTCTATACTTTAAAATTCTTTGGTGTATTTTGCTTTTTTGTGTGCCTACAAAATGTTGTTTTCTGTCTACTTATCTATATTTTTGTTGACTTATCATGCTTCAATCCCTCCTTTTGTTTGATTTACTCTTGTTTAATTTACTAAAGCATTTGGAGCTGCATTTTTTAGAACAACATTTTGTGTTTCGATCACTGAGGACAATCATCCTCTATTGTTATATATTATTGCATGTGGTTTATTGATCCATCATAGTTAAATATATTTGACTAGACTGTTTTGCTAATAAAGATTTAGCATGCCTTGTTATATTGAATTGGAATAAACATTTATATATGCAACAGATTAAGTAATATATAATAATGCCAAACTGATGTGTGGTGGGGGTATTGATTGGGGTATAAAGTTTATACGCATGCGACCGGTATATAGAGGTCGATGCTTTTTTAGATAAAATGGTAGATAGAAGGCTGCTTTTCTGTACGGAACCCCTGCATCCGTACAGAATCCTCTCTCACCCCCTTCTCTTCATCCTTCTATTCTGGATCTACCAATCATGATAAAGCTATTTATTCAAATGAGTAATACAATGAACTGAATGCCTCTTTTACTAAACTGAATTAAAAATGCAAGTTTATCTAACATATTTTCCATAAAAAAGGTTTCGATGGAACCGACTGTACTGAACCGTGAAAGAAATGCAGCGGACCGCCAAAAAAGGATGCCTATGTAAGTTATATACGAATAGTTACACAGAATGAAACCTATCAAAGTTGTGACGATTATTCATTTGCGTGTTTAATATAGTTTTAGGTTGTTCGACGACTATCGCGATGAAGATTATTATGTGCTACCACGGAAGTTCAGTATTGTCGCTCGAGTAGAAGTTAAATTCCCCATTGAACCACGTTATCGTGACAGAAAACATTTCATTTTGTCTGACATCAATGTAAGTTAACATTCACATAAGTTCCATTTCAAAATTTCAAAAAAATTATATAATCTCCATACCACTGCCTTTTTCTGCTGGAATAATATTAGGGAGCCAAGATCGAGGCAATGACAAGTTCGTACGAGACAGTCAAGCACTTCAACAATTTGCTACATGAAAAGCATGTTTTCAAGATGCACAATGTAGATTTCAGTATTAGTATGGGTGCACATCAGTTTCGACATATAAGTGGTCCAATGGAATTATATCTCACCAGACAAACTGTCGTGGAGCCGTACACAGTTCCATTTCAAATGCCGCCATTCCCAAAACATATATTCTTGAGTCTTGCAGATATTGCCGAACTACCAAATAGGACTTTAGTTGGTAAGAACGTGAAAATCTTCTGGGTAGCTTACGATACCTTCTACACAAAAAAGTAGTAATCCATTTTTCGTCGTGCTTTTGTAGACATTATGGCTATTGTAGTCCACTTAGATATAATTCATCGCACAATGTGGGGTCCATTCAGGAAGATTGTTGTCATGGATGCCAGGTATATCACGTTAATTATCGATAATATGTAAAACATGAAATATTCAAAATAGTACTAATTTATTACTCTCAACATCGATATCCTAGGTGGTCTCTACATGCCATTAAAGTTTGGGGTGACTTGCTAAACAAAAATGCACTTCGCTGGGTGTTGGCTAAGGAGAATTGTAGCATAATAATTGGGACTATGTTTCGACGATTTAGAAGGCAAGGTAATAACAATTTATGTACCAACCGTCTTTCAAACACATCTGTCATTATTTTCTTCTTACAATGATTGTAACGAATATTTAAATATGTAATTCTAGAGTGCCTCGAGTCATCTGATTATACAACAATACACTTCAATCCTTTCAATCACAATAACCATCACTTTGAACGTAAGTATTTCAAAAATTACCTGCATTGAAATTGTTGTTCACATCATATAGTGGATTACATATATAGATGTAATCAAATGTAGCATTCATTGCAGCAATTCAGAAAGCTTTGATGGCGTGGAATGATCAACAAACACACAAGAActgatgagtgcattatgcacATACATCATGGAGATAGACGACGCCGAATATTTGGAGTAAGTTAATGTTTtttatagatatgataaatattcAACATCTATGATCTTTCTTTAACTCTGAAAACAAATATTTATTTAATAGGAAACATTGGATTCAGAGCACCAAGCCTTATCCAATTTCTTTAAGTCTTCAACAGCTTAAAAATATATTTGATGTAAATAAACCGATGGATAAGGATTGCTTCAACATAGCTGTTCGGATGATCGCATGTAGTGATGCCTTGTTCTTGTTGGAAAACAAATACCACTACATGGATCTACAGTTCTGTGTATATTGATTAGTGATTAAACTGTTTTCATATAAATATGATCATTATATTACTATATTTTACTAACATGGCAATAAACAGTCCATAACTAATTATGGTCAAGACCCTCGCCTTCGTGCAAAGCTAGATACCAATGTATTGGCGAATTTATTTGAATGTTGGCCTGACATGGAGTATACTATTTCAGATTGCAGCCAAGTAAGCTATTACTCCTTTATATTTTTTGTAATCTTTAATTTTGTTCTCTTAAGATGTTTGTTTAACTTGCAGATTCTATTGCCCTTTTGTTTCTTGGGTCACTTCAGTTTATATGTATTTAACATGAACACCAGAAGCATCTATATAATGGACTCCATGCCTCTACCATCATGGTTTAAGGGTAACGATCCAAGCATGCATTATATTCACAAAATACATAATATTGCCAATAATATGAATGTTGCCATGGAATTGGCTAATCCTACATGGAAGGACGATATTTATAAGTGGCGTCGTATAGTACCATCATGGGTTCCAAAAACATTAAACTGGTAATTTCTTATACCTTGAAGACAACTAAATAATTTTGGCTATATATACACGTAAGAACGAGTTATTTTAATTTGTAGGGATTTATCAGGCTTTCTTGTTATCAACTTTATGCACTCGTGGAATGGTAAAAGGTTACCCTGCATTTCCACTGTGAGTAACTGTGTAGTTCTAATTCTTGGTCAATATCATTTTTTTATAACTAATTGTCTTTATTGAATTTAATGTTGTCTTATATCGAATGTACAGACTTCAAGTGTACTGAGGACCAAATTCTTGGTAGAGTTGATGAAGTACCAGGAGAATGAATGTAATGACAATATTCCAGAAGAAATACAAAAGATTATTAAGCGCATCAGTGTTTAGTTGGCTTTAGATATACGTGATTTTATTTGTAAATACTCGAGTTTCTGATAAAAACAAAGGTTTAGAATTTTTGCTCACTTGTTATTCCTGTCCTTTTAGTATGAATTTTAATGTATATTCACGTTTGATTGTAAATTGATTTGTATATTTTATAAGATTGTGGTCCATAATATGTTACTTGtttttatgtaatcattgtgcatGAATAATTTgtgtgccgtcgcaacgcacgggcacttgaCTAGTAACTATATATATACCAGGCACACAACAAATCTTCTCAATGTATATGGACATGAGTGTATAGCAACCATACTATTTTTAATAAATAGTGAAATCCATCTGATGATATTTAAAAAACACCTAATTTTCTAATAAGGGTAAACACCTCTCACTACTGTCATTTCTAAAGATTTACCAGCACAAATTTAGAACTAAATTTACCAATACCTGTAATCCATACATGTCATTGCCCCAGCAAAACAACAGATATACTCATGTCCACTATTCTTTAGCACATTATTGAAACCACACGTGAACCCTATTCTCAGTTTCTCACACGTCCCAGCATTAGCCTGAGCTGGTTTTGGCTTCAGCAATGGTTGGCATTGGTGGCACAGATCCTTCAGTATCAGTGGCTAGCTGGCTTCTGCATCTGTGCCACAGGTGATGCCTTAGCAAAAGTGCTAAACTTGTGTTTGCACCATAGTTACTGCCTCGAAAACATAGGATGGATGCGGTAAAACTGCATATGCAGATGCATCGCCATCAACAGTGCCTACACCTAAGACTGTCTACAAcggttacccctaaatttttctccctatatcacttttttgcgtcacatcatcaacatttcgTCCCCTACTTTtttatctcccgcagcggttctccCTATAttctccccctataccccactacaactataaaatatcatttcctATACCTACTTTTCATTTACTATCAATTTTTCTCTATCTAATAAATACTCACGTGTTGACAAAACCATGCAAGAGGAGCAGTTGGCGTTACCCTACATCTGGCGGGTCACTGTGCCTCGCGCTTGTACTGTAGCAGTTGTAGCGGTGAGCGCTGCAGCATGTAGCGTTGCTCTGCACACGCTAAACGAAGGGGAGAGGGCGTGCGGCGGGATGCGCTGCGCATAGCCTAACGGGGAGACCTCGTCAATAGCTGCGGCAGCGACTGCCTTCTTCGTACGGTTGGCCTTGACCTCCTTTCGCCTTTTAAACTTCGAGGCCTTGACCAACCTAGGGTGGAATGGATGGGCTGCCGCATCGGCAGGGATCGCCATGGCCTTGACGAGCCGAGAGGGTAGGCGGCGAGGTTCTCTAGGGTGAGCACGAGGGAAACTATGAAGGCCATGTTCGTTTGATTCTAAAACCATAAGGATTAAGGTGGATTAGAAGAGATTAAAGAGGATTTTAACTTGTAGGGGATTTAACCCCCCTCAATCCCTATGGATCAGTACAAAGCGAACATAGTAGAACTTGGCATGCTGCCGCATGATGTCTACGGTGACTGGGAGTTCAAGGCCTGCGAGTTCGTCCGGCCGGTCGGGTCGACGCGAAGGGAGGTGGCAGGTGAGGAAGGCGTCCACATCGACGTGCCTGGTGGCACGCTCGCGCTCCATGTCAAGGAGGTTGGGCGCGTTAGAGGGACTGgaggatgaaagggaaatgtgtcattggaccatttctaagtattttggtgatctagtgccaacacaaatgatttaagtgtgaaactatgccaaatggtggaagaagtgcaaagtcaacacaaaggtatgattctagacttagtacattggtttgtgtactaacatatttgtctaagtgttagaatcaagGAAAATACAATTGAAaatgacttggctcgagcagccaagactttgctcagtctggatgcaccggactatccggtggtgcaccggacagtgtccggtgcgccaggctggcgtctgatcaaatggctgctctcgggtctcgacggcggcgtacggctataaatcacgggactgtccggtggtgcaccggacagtgtccggtgagtcggctgcggtgaagtcgccgctctcgggaaccaagtcaacagcgtacggctataattcatcggactgtccggtgaggcaccggactgtccggtgagtcaacggtcgggcacgccaacggtcggccgcgcaatctgcgcgtgacgcgtggccgagccaacggtcggatgggggcaccggactgtccgatgcgccaacggctccaagtctccaacggtcggctgcgccagaataggaaagaaatccgcaccggacagtgtccggtggtacaccggactgtccggtgcgccagtcgacagaaggcaagaattgccttcctggattgctctcaacggctcctagctgccttgggctttaaaagggacccctaggcgcatggaggagaaaactaagcacactttgagcatccttgatcattcacactccatctttgtgcacttgtttgacattcttagtggttcgagctccattctagtgagaactttgtgatattcatttgagctcgagttttggccgtgtgtgtgcgtatttgctgtggatttgtgtgtgttgcttccctcccttactctagtgctttcactttgattctcattgtaaggacgagagactccaagttgtggagattcctcgcaaacgggaaagagtaaagaaaagaagaacaccgtggtattcaagttgatcattggatcacttgagaggagttgagtgcaactctcgtccattgggacgccacaacgtggagtaggcaagtgttgtacttggccgaaccacgggataaatcctcatgtctcttgtgcttgttcttactgtgtctattgtgcttcacaagagctctccttaaccacttgattttattgtgctaactcctaatcaagttttgtggctttaagtttcaagtttttacaggatcacctattcaccccccctctaggtgctctcagaggagCGGCGTCCGACTCGGGGCGACGTGAAGGCTAGACATGGCCAAATGGcccgcccagcccggcccggcccaggCCTGGTGAAGCCCAACCCGTTTTGGTCCCAGCCCGCCAGGCACGGTTAGAAAATCGGGCCGGGTCGTCTAAGCCCACGAGCTCGAT of Zea mays cultivar B73 chromosome 8, Zm-B73-REFERENCE-NAM-5.0, whole genome shotgun sequence contains these proteins:
- the LOC103635806 gene encoding uncharacterized protein isoform X2 — encoded protein: MEYTISDCSQILLPFCFLGHFSLYVFNMNTRSIYIMDSMPLPSWFKGNDPSMHYIHKIHNIANNMNVAMELANPTWKDDIYKWRRIVPSWVPKTLNWDLSGFLVINFMHSWNGKRLPCISTTSSVLRTKFLVELMKYQENECNDNIPEEIQKIIKRISV
- the LOC103635806 gene encoding uncharacterized protein isoform X1, yielding MEYTISDCSQVSYYSFIFFVIFNFVLLRCLFNLQILLPFCFLGHFSLYVFNMNTRSIYIMDSMPLPSWFKGNDPSMHYIHKIHNIANNMNVAMELANPTWKDDIYKWRRIVPSWVPKTLNWDLSGFLVINFMHSWNGKRLPCISTTSSVLRTKFLVELMKYQENECNDNIPEEIQKIIKRISV